The Megalobrama amblycephala isolate DHTTF-2021 linkage group LG7, ASM1881202v1, whole genome shotgun sequence genome window below encodes:
- the LOC125272806 gene encoding interferon-induced protein 44-like isoform X1 codes for MGASDSAQHQPKSNPELDKPWRKFDWGQREALKEKLENFSPSDPNVKEIKILVAGQVGAGKSSFINSIESVFQGRICSRALVSSSAVGHSFTQKLKGFTIRSGRKTLPFVFKDVMGLEPEALAGSQPEEIINAVFGHVKDGYKFNQGQALTSKDQHYISDPTLSDQAFCLVYVIDGNTVQFTDDKLVDKLKIIPQRIGDQRIPQVVIMTKVDEVCPLVRNDLRKIYNSKKIKEKMEMCSTKTGVPLSNIFPVKNYHEETDTDDDIDVLILKALDQIVQIADDRLLDFESY; via the exons atgggAGCATCAGACTCAGCGCAACATCAACCAAAATCAAATCCCG AACTGGATAAACCATGGAGGAAATTTGACTGGGG ACAGAGAGAAGCTCTGAAAGAAAAGCTGGAAAACTTCTCTCCGAGTGATCCAAATGTAAAGGAAATCAAGATCCTGGTAGCTGGACAAGTTGGAGCAGGAAAGTCCAGCTTTATTAACTCCATCGAAAGTGTCTTTCAAGGACGGATCTGCTCTAGAGCGCTAGTTAGTTCATCTGCTGTTGGTCATAGTTTCACACAAAAG CTCAAAGGATTCACCATCAGAAGTGGGAGAAAAACTTTGCCCTTCGTCTTCAAGGATGTAATGGGCTTAGAACCTGAAGCATTGGCTGGGTCACAACCAGAGGAAATCATCAATGCTGTGTTTGGCCATGTGAAGGACGGCTATAAA TTCAACCAGGGGCAGGCACTCACTTCTAAGGATCAACATTACATCAGTGACCCTACCCTCTCCGATCAGGCTTTCTGCCTGGTTTATGTCATAGATGGAAATACAGTCCAATTCACAGATGATAAACTTGTTGACAAGTTGAAGATCATCCCCCAGAGAATCGGTGATCAGA GGATTCCTCAAGTGGTTATTATGACCAAAGTGGATGAAGTATGTCCGCTGGTCAGAAATGATCTAAGGAAGATCTACAATAGCAAGAAGATCAAAGAGAAG ATGGAGATGTGCAGCACCAAAACAGGTGTGCCATTGTCAAACATCTTCCCAGTGAAGAACTACCATGAGGAGACTGACACAGACGATGACATTGATGTTCTGATACTAAAGGCACTTGATCAGATTGTTCAGATTGCTGATGATAGATTGTTAGACTTTGAAAGTTACTGA
- the LOC125272806 gene encoding interferon-induced protein 44-like isoform X2, with translation MGASDSAQHQPKSNPELDKPWRKFDWGQREALKEKLENFSPSDPNVKEIKILVAGQVGAGKSSFINSIESVFQGRICSRALVSSSAVGHSFTQKLKGFTIRSGRKTLPFVFKDVMGLEPEALAGSQPEEIINAVFGHVKDGYKFNQGQALTSKDQHYISDPTLSDQAFCLVYVIDGNTVQFTDDKLVDKLKIIPQRIGIPQVVIMTKVDEVCPLVRNDLRKIYNSKKIKEKMEMCSTKTGVPLSNIFPVKNYHEETDTDDDIDVLILKALDQIVQIADDRLLDFESY, from the exons atgggAGCATCAGACTCAGCGCAACATCAACCAAAATCAAATCCCG AACTGGATAAACCATGGAGGAAATTTGACTGGGG ACAGAGAGAAGCTCTGAAAGAAAAGCTGGAAAACTTCTCTCCGAGTGATCCAAATGTAAAGGAAATCAAGATCCTGGTAGCTGGACAAGTTGGAGCAGGAAAGTCCAGCTTTATTAACTCCATCGAAAGTGTCTTTCAAGGACGGATCTGCTCTAGAGCGCTAGTTAGTTCATCTGCTGTTGGTCATAGTTTCACACAAAAG CTCAAAGGATTCACCATCAGAAGTGGGAGAAAAACTTTGCCCTTCGTCTTCAAGGATGTAATGGGCTTAGAACCTGAAGCATTGGCTGGGTCACAACCAGAGGAAATCATCAATGCTGTGTTTGGCCATGTGAAGGACGGCTATAAA TTCAACCAGGGGCAGGCACTCACTTCTAAGGATCAACATTACATCAGTGACCCTACCCTCTCCGATCAGGCTTTCTGCCTGGTTTATGTCATAGATGGAAATACAGTCCAATTCACAGATGATAAACTTGTTGACAAGTTGAAGATCATCCCCCAGAGAATCG GGATTCCTCAAGTGGTTATTATGACCAAAGTGGATGAAGTATGTCCGCTGGTCAGAAATGATCTAAGGAAGATCTACAATAGCAAGAAGATCAAAGAGAAG ATGGAGATGTGCAGCACCAAAACAGGTGTGCCATTGTCAAACATCTTCCCAGTGAAGAACTACCATGAGGAGACTGACACAGACGATGACATTGATGTTCTGATACTAAAGGCACTTGATCAGATTGTTCAGATTGCTGATGATAGATTGTTAGACTTTGAAAGTTACTGA